Proteins from a single region of Theobroma cacao cultivar B97-61/B2 chromosome 10, Criollo_cocoa_genome_V2, whole genome shotgun sequence:
- the LOC18586936 gene encoding chlorophyll(ide) b reductase NOL, chloroplastic isoform X1: MATAASSTCCQFLTPVWSPGAHPVIFPPISKPTHFQPFLANASLQNSAFSPTPTTSFYSPLSVKAQAATPGETQPMLPPYNVLITGSSKGIGYALAKEFLKAGDNVVICSRSAERVESAVKSLREEYEEQRVWGTQCDIREAQDVKNLVLFAQKNLGDIDIWINNAGSNAYSYKPLAEASDEDLIEVVSTNTLGLMICCREAIKMMLQQPRGGHIFNIDGAGSDGRPTPRFAAYGATKRSVVHLTKSLQAELQMQDVKNVVVHNLSPGMVTTDLLMSGATTKQAKFFINVLAEPAEVVAEYLVPNIRSIPANGSWKPTYIRFLTGLKAYSQIFSRLAFGARRNRYMLED; the protein is encoded by the exons ATGGCGACTGCTGCTTCTTCTACTTGTTGCCAATTCTTGACTCCAGTTTGGTCTCCAGGAGCCCATCCAGTTATCTTCCCTCCCATCTCCAAACCAACCCATTTTCAACCTTTCCTTGCTAATGCTTCTCTCCAAAACTCTGCCTTCTCTCCAACTCCAACCACCTCCTTCTATTCTCCATTATCAGTAAAAGCCCAAGCTGCCACGCCAGGAGAGACACAACCCATGCTTCCTCCTTACAACGTTCTTATAACTGGCTCAAGCAAAG GAATAGGGTATGCATTGGCGAAAGAATTTCTGAAAGCAGGTGACAATGTCGTAATTTGTTCAAGATCTG CTGAACGGGTGGAATCTGCTGTTAAGAGCCTCAGAGAAGAATATGAGGAGCAGCGTGTGTGG GGTACTCAATGTGACATTAGAGAGGCACAGGATGTGAAGAATTTGGTTTTATTTGCACAAAAGAACCTGGGAGACATTGATATTTGG ATTAATAATGCAGGATCAAATGCATATAGTTATAAACCACTGGCAGAAGCATCAGATGAAGATCTTAT TGAAGTTGTTTCTACAAACACCCTTGGGCTGATGATTTGTTGCCGAGAG GCCATTAAGATGATGTTGCAGCAGCCTCGAGGTGGTCATATTTTCAATATTGATGGAGCTGGTTCAGATGGAAGGCCAACTCCTAG ATTTGCTGCATATGGAGCAACCAAACGTAGTGTAGTGCATTTGACAAAATCACTGCAG GCTGAACTGCAGATGCAAGATGTTAAGAATGTAGTAGTACATAATCTATCG CCAGGAATGGTTACAACTGATCTTCTCATGTCTGGTGCAACCACAAAGCAG GCCAAGTTTTTCATCAATGTTTTGGCAGAACCAGCTGAAGTG GTTGCAGAATACCTGGTCCCAAATATCAGGTCCATCCCAGCAAATGGATCATGGAAGCCAACTTATATTCGGTTCCTCACTGGATTGAAAGCTTACTCTCAGATCTTTTCA AGACTAGCATTTGGTGCAAGAAGAAACAGATACATGCTTGAAGATTGA
- the LOC18586933 gene encoding phospholipid-transporting ATPase 1: protein MDSKTPVENLYSIEPALSSSSRRSNFSIQSKASGGNSIREVTFSDLGSKPVRYGSHGADSETNALSQKEINDEDARLVHINDPVKTNERFEFAGNSIRTAKYSILTFVPRNLFEQFHRVAYIYFLVIAVLNQLPQLAVFGRGASILPLAIVLLVTAVKDAYEDYRRHRSDRIENNRLASVLVNYQFQQKKWKNIQVGEIIKLHANETIPCDIVLLSTSDPTGVAYVQTINLDGESNLKTRYAKQETLTKIPEEGKITGLIKCEKPNRNIYGFQANMEIDGKRLSLGPSNIILRGCELKNTAWAVGVAVYAGRETKVMLNSSGAPSKRSRLETHMNLEIIILSLFLIALCTVVSVCAAVWLRRHRDELDFLPFYRRKDFSDGEEDDYNYYGWGMEIFFTFLMSVIVFQIMIPISLYISMELVRVGQAYFMIRDTQMYDESSNSRFQCRALNINEDLGQIKYVFSDKTGTLTENKMEFQCASIWGVDYNGGKASSVDGYYVQVDGKVLRPKMKVKTDPELLQFARSGKETKEGSHVYDFFLALAACNTIVPLIIDTSDPTVKLIDYQGESPDEQALVYAAAAYGFMLIERTSGHIVIDIQGERQRFNVLGLHEFDSDRKRMSVILGFPDKSVKLFVKGADTSMFSVIERSLNVNIIRTTEAHLHSYSSSGLRTLVVGMRELSTSEFEEWHSAFETASTALMGRASLLRKVASNIENNLCVLGASGIEDKLQKGVPEAIESLRTAGIKVWVLTGDKQETAISIGYSSKLLTSKMTQFIINSNSKESCRKSLEDAIIMSKKLMTISDTANNAGGTSGAGLTPVALIIDGTSLVYILDSELEETLFQLACNCSVVLCCRVAPLQKAGIVALVKNRTSDMTLAIGDGANDVSMIQMADVGVGISGQEGRQAVMASDFAMGQFRFLVSLLLVHGHWNYQRMGYMILYNFYRNAVFVLLLFWYVLFTCFTLTTAITEWSSVLYSVIYTSVPTIVVGILDKDLSRRTLLKDPQLYGAGHRQECYNKRLFWITMIDTFWQSAVVFFIPLLAYWGSTIDGSSIGDLWTIAVVILVNLHLAMDVIRWNWITHAAIWGSIIATCICVIIIDALPSLVGYWAIFKIARTGLFWLCLLAIIVVALVPRFVVKVLYQLYTPCDVQIAREAEKFQSQRATGALEVEMNPILDPPRR, encoded by the exons ATGGATTCAAAAACCCCAGTTGAGAATTTGTATAGTATTGAACCCGCCTTAAGTTCCTCCTCAAGGAGGAGCAATTTTTCTATTCAGTCCAAGGCTTCAGGTGGCAATTCGATTAGGGAAGTGACTTTTAGTGATTTGGGATCAAAGCCTGTGAGATATGGATCCCATGGTGCTGATTCAGAGACGAATGCCCTGTCACAGAAAGAGATCAATGATGAAGATGCTAGGTTGGTACATATAAATGATCCTGTCAAGACAAATGAGAGGTTTGAGTTTGCTGGGAATTCCATTCGGACAGCAAAGTACTCAATCCTAACATTTGTGCCTAGGAACTTGTTTGAGCAGTTTCATAGAGTTGCCTATATATACTTCCTTGTGATTGCTGTGCTCAATCAGCTGCCTCAGCTTGCGGTATTTGGCCGTGGAGCTTCCATTTTGCCATTGGCAATTGTCCTTCTGGTTACAGCAGTTAAGGATGCATATGAGGACTACAGGCGGCATAGGTCGGATAGGATTGAGAATAATAGGCTAGCATCAGTTCTggtaaattatcaatttcaacaaaagaaatgGAAGAACATTCAGGTTGGTGAGATAATCAAGCTTCATGCAAATGAAACTATTCCTTGTGATATCGTGCTGCTCTCCACTAGTGATCCAACTGGGGTTGCATACGTGCAGACTATTAATTTGGATGGAGAGTCCAATTTGAAGACACGATATGCAAAACAGGAGACCCTTACGAAGATTCCTGAAGAGGGGAAGATTACTGGGTTGATTAAGTGTGAGAAACCCAACAGGAACATATATGGGTTTCAGGCCAACATGGAAATTGATGGGAAACGGCTGTCTCTTGGTCCCTCCAATATTATTCTTCGTGGCTGTGAGCTCAAAAATACTGCTTGGGCAGTTGGGGTTGCTGTCTATGCTGGCCGTGAGACCAAAGTGATGCTTAACAGCTCAGGGGCCCCATCTAAGAGGAGCCGGCTTGAGACCCATATGAACTTAGAGATAATCATCCTCTCTCTGTTTCTTATTGCTCTATGTACAGTTGTGTCTGTCTGTGCTGCTGTTTGGCTGAGGCGCCACCGGGACGAGTTGGATTTCTTGCCCTTTTACAGAAGAAAAGACTTTTCTGATGGGGAAGAAGATGACTATAATTATTATGGATGGGGAATGGAAATATTTTTCACATTCCTCATGTCAGTAATTGTGTTCCAGATCATGATTCCCATTTCATTGTATATTTCCATGGAGCTAGTCCGGGTTGGTCAGGCTTACTTCATGATTAGAGATACCCAGATGTATGATGAGTCTTCAAATTCACGATTTCAGTGTAGGGCTTTGAATATAAATGAGGACCTAGGACAAATAAAATACGTTTTCTCTGACAAAACCGGTACACTTACTGAGAACAAGATGGAATTTCAATGTGCAAGCATTTGGGGGGTAGATTACAATGGTGGAAAGGCCTCTTCAGTAGATGGTTACTATGTCCAAG TGGATGGTAAGGTTTTGAGGCCTAAGATGAAGGTAAAGACTGACCCAGAGCTTCTACAATTTGCGAGGAGTGGAAAAGAGACAAAAGAAGGCAGTCATGTCTATGATTTCTTCCTTGCTCTGGCAGCTTGCAATACAATTGTGCCTCTAATCATAGATACGTCTGATCCTACTGTGAAGTTGATAGATTACCAAGGAGAGTCTCCAGATGAACAGGCATTGGTTTATGCTGCTGCAGCATATGGATTTATGCTGATAGAACGAACTTCTGGCCATATTGTTATTGACATTCAAGGAGAAAGGCAAAG GTTCAATGTTTTGGGTTTGCACGAGTTTGATAGTGATCGGAAGAGGATGTCTGTTATATTGGGGTTCCCTGACAAATCTGTAAAACTGTTTGTAAAAGGTGCTGACACATCCATGTTTAGTGTCATAGAACGATCCTTGAATGTAAATATAATACGCACAACCGAAGCCCATCTTCACTCTTACTCCTCATCGGGTTTGAGAACACTTGTTGTTGGGATGAGAGAACTGAGTACGTCAGAATTTGAGGAATGGCACTCTGCATTTGAGACAGCAAGTACTGCTCTGATGGGTAGAGCCTCTTTGCTTCGGAAGGTTGCTAGCAATATAGAAAACAATCTCTGTGTACTGGGTGCCTCTGGTATTGAAGATAAACTGCAAAAAGGAGTGCCAGAAGCCATCGAGTCTCTTAGAACAGCTGGGATCAAAGTATGGGTGTTGACTGGGGACAAGCAAGAAACTGCCATATCAATTGGGTACTCCTCAAAGCTCTTGACAAGTAAAATGACGCAATTTATAATTAACAGCAACTCTAAGGAGTCATGCAGAAAGAGTTTAGAAGATGCCATCATCATGTCTAAGAAACTCATGACTATATCAGACACTGCAAATAATGCTGGGGGAACTTCGGGAGCTGGTTTAACTCCAGTAGCCTTGATTATTGATGGTACCAGCCTTGTATATATTCTTGACAGTGAACTTGAAGAAACG CTCTTCCAATTAGCCTGTAATTGTTCTGTGGTTTTGTGTTGTCGGGTGGCCCCGTTACAAAAAGCCGGAATTGTTGCCCTTGTAAAGAACAGGACTTCAGACATGACACTTGCCATTGGGGATG GTGCTAATGATGTTTCAATGATCCAAATGGCGGATGTGGGAGTTGGCATCAGTGGCCAAGAGGGTAGGCAGGCTGTAATGGCATCAGATTTTGCAATGGGGCAGTTTAGATtcttagtttctcttttattggTCCATGGCCATTGGAATTACCAGCGGATGGGCTACATGATATTATACAATTTTTACAGGAATGCAGTGTTTGtccttcttttattttg GTATGTGCTCTTTACTTGTTTCACATTGACTACTGCAATCACTGAGTGGAGCAGTGTGTTGTATTCTGTAATCTACACATCAGTGCCTACGATTGTTGTTGGTATTCTTGACAAGGACTTAAGTAGAAGGACTCTTTTAAAGGATCCTCAGCTGTATGGGGCTGGGCACAGACAAGAGTGCTACAACAAAAGACTCTTTTGGATAACAATGATTGATACTTTCTGGCAAAGTGCAGTTGTCTTTTTTATTCCTCTTCTCGCTTACTGGGGCAGCACCATTGATGGATCAAGTATAGGAGATCTTTGGACAATTGCAGTTGTTATATTGGTTAATTTGCACTTGGCCATGGATGTCATCCGGTGGAATTGGATAACTCATGCAGCCATTTGGGGATCTATAATTGCAACATGCATCTGCGTCATCATTATCGATGCTTTACCATCATTAGTTGGTTACTG GGCCATCTTTAAAATTGCAAGGACGGGATTGTTTTGGTTGTGTTTGCTTGCCATCATTGTAGTTGCACTAGTTCCGCGTTTTGTTGTGAAAGTGCTCTATCAATTGTACACACCTTGCGATGTTCAGATTGCAAGGGAAGCTGAAAAGTTTCAGAGTCAGAGGGCGACTGGAGCTTTAGAAGTAGAAATGAATCCAATCTTGGACCCTCCAAGGAGATGA
- the LOC18586934 gene encoding probable inactive leucine-rich repeat receptor-like protein kinase At3g03770, which yields MANPVYTLLFLLTLFHSVHLSHQLQPSQANALWEIQQLLNYPSVLSSFDNTWDFCNIEPTPSLTVVCYEDNVTQLHVIGNNGVAPLPQNFSIDAFFASLVSLSNLKVLSLVSLGLWGPLPGGIGKLSSLEILNVSSNYFTGFIPVELSYLWNLQTLFLDHNKFTGQVPGWLSSFHALTVLSLKNNSLFGTLPSAVASLENLRILSVANNHLFGEVPDLQKLTNLQVLDLENNYFGPHFPALHNKVVTLVLRNNSFQFGIPADLGSYYELQKLDISFNGFVGPFLPSLFALPSINYIDVSANKLTGRLFQNMSCNDELAFVNLSSNLLTGDLPACLQPTFKSRAVMYARNCLSDEEQEQQPSNFCHNEALAVKVLPRKLKYKRHDSKAVLASSIVGGIAGIAVIGSLSFLVIQRRNNRVAGKTLSTRLIMEKVSTVNPVKLLSDARYISETMKLGANHPAYRVFALEELKEATNNFTPSSIIGEGSHGQVYKGKLADGTLVAIRSLKMRKKHSSQTYTHHIETISKLRHSHLASALGHCFECCPDDSSVSIINLVFEFVPNGTLRGCISEGLPGQRLKWTQRIAAAIGVAKGIQFLHAGILPGVFSNNLKITDVLLDQNLLAKISSYNLPLLAENGGMGGAGVSLPGLKANVRGREIHEDKDDVYDIGVILVEILVGRPIMSQNDVMVVKDILQVSNKMDDTARRSIVDPTIVKECSAESLKTVMEICLRCLSDEAGDRPSVEDVLWTLQFAAQLQDPWRLDSHHIHHLNISSLEKM from the exons atggcAAATCCAGTTTACACTCTACTATTTCTGTTAACTCTTTTTCATTCTGTACATCTCTCGCACCAGCTCCAACCCTCTCAAGCCAATGCCCTCTGGGAAATCCAGCAGCTTCTCAACTATCCATCAGTTCTTAGCAGCTTTGACAACACTTGGGACTTCTGCAACATTGAACCAACACCATCGTTAACTGTGGTTTGCTATGAAGATAATGTGACTCAGCTTCATGTTATTGGAAACAATGGGGTCGCTCCATTGCCTCAAAACTTTTCCATTGATGCTTTCTTTGCAAGTCTTGTTAgtttatcaaatttgaaagtCCTCTCTTTGGTTTCTCTAGGCTTGTGGGGGCCTCTGCCTGGTGGTATTGGTAAGCTGTCTTCTCTGGAAATACTCAATGTAAGTTCAAACTACTTCACTGGCTTCATTCCAGTGGAACTTTCGTATTTGTGGAATTTGCAGACTCTCTTTCTTGACCATAACAAGTTCACTGGTCAAGTTCCAGGTTGGCTTAGTTCTTTTCATGCTTTGACGGTTTTGAGTCTGAAAAATAATTCACTCTTTGGGACTCTGCCAAGTGCCGTTGCAAGCTTGGAGAATCTTCGAATTCTCAGTGTCGCAAATAATCACTTGTTTGGAGAAGTGCCTGATCTTCAGAAATTGACAAACCTTCAAGTTCTTGATCTAGAAAACAATTACTTTGGACCTCACTTCCCTGCTTTGCATAACAAAGTGGTCACTCTCGTACTCAGAAACAACAGTTTTCAGTTTGGCATCCCGGCTGATTTAGGCTCCTATTATGAGCTTCAAAAGCTAGACATTTCTTTCAACGGATTTGTTGGACCGTTTTTGCCATCTTTGTTTGCATTGCCTTCAATTAATTACATCGATGTATCTGCTAATAAGCTTACTGGTAGGCTCTTCCAAAACATGTCCTGCAATGATGAACTtgcttttgtaaatttatCCTCAAATCTTTTGACTGGGGATTTGCCTGCATGTCTGCAACCAACCTTCAAGAGCAGGGCTGTTATGTATGCTAGAAATTGTTTATCAGATGAAGAACAAGAGCAGCAGCCTTCTAACTTCTGCCACAATGAAGCATTGGCTGTAAAAGTTTTACCTCGAAAGCTCAAGTATAAGAGACATGATTCTAAGGCGGTGCTTGCATCAAGTATAGTGGGAGGAATTGCTGGAATAGCAGTAATAGGTAGTTTGAGTTTTTTGGTTATCCAGAGAAGAAACAACAGGGTTGCCGGGAAGACACTTTCCACAAGGTTAATAATGGAGAAAGTGTCAACCGTCAACCCAGTCAAGCTTCTATCAGATGCAA GATATATATCAGAAACAATGAAACTGGGAGCTAACCATCCTGCGTATCGTGTCTTTGCTTTGGAAGAGCTTAAGGAGGCCACTAATAATTTCACTCCTTCAAGCATCATCGGTGAAGGTTCACATGGTCAG GTTTATAAAGGGAAGCTGGCAGATGGAACTCTTGTTGCCATTAGAAGTTTAAAGATGAGAAAGAAGCATAGCTCACAGACATACACACACCATATTGAGACGATCTCAAAACTCAGACATAGCCACCTGGCTAGTGCCCTTGGGCACTGTTTTGAGTGTTGCCCAGATGATTCAAGTGTCAGCATCATAAATCTCGTATTTGAGTTTGTTCCAAATGGCACATTGAGAGGTTGCATTTCCG AAGGGTTACCAGGACAAAGGCTTAAATGGACACAAAGGATAGCAGCTGCAATTGGGGTAGCAAAGGGTATTCAGTTTCTCCATGCAGGGATTCTACCTGGAGTATTTTCAAATAATCTGAAGATAACAGATGTCTTGTTGGATCAGAATCTTCTTGCTAAGATTAGCAGTTATAACCTCCCTCTTTTAGCTGAAAATGGGGGAATG GGGGGTGCTGGAGTTTCTTTACCTGGACTAAAAGCAAATGTTAGAGGAAG GGAAATTCATGAGGATAAAGATGATGTCTATGACATAGGCGTAATCTTAGTCGAAATTCTGGTAGGAAGGCCTATCATGTCCCAGAATGATGTCATGGTTGTAAAAGATATT TTACAGGTAAGTAATAAGATGGATGATACAGCTCGAAGAAGCATTGTGGATCCAACAATTGTCAAGGAATGCTCAGCTGAGTCATTGAAGACAGTGATGGAGATCTGCCTCAGATGCCTCTCCGATGAAGCAGGTGATAGGCCTTCTGTTGAAGATGTTCTTTGGACTTTGCAGTTTGCAGCACAGCTTCAGGATCCATGGAGACTTGATTCTCACCACATCCATCACCTAAATATATCATCTCTTGAGAAAATGTAG
- the LOC18586937 gene encoding pentatricopeptide repeat-containing protein At2g13420, mitochondrial — protein MAFRLCGTRTLPTAISLRFLPLSSLCFLSSPSLNLPKLQPSEEADSLSQLLLAHHNPFHSMESSIQLHGISLSPFLLDQILLRLQHSSKIALSFFLYSKSLPPSPSSLLSTTSYNLIIDVLAKVRQFDVVWQLILEMDQTNIPPDSSTFMILIRRLIAAGLTRQAIRSFDDMGCFVTADNETDTDSSCQNSSFCFCFLLDTLCKYGYVKVAVEIFNKRKSGFRVDSKMYTILISGWCKIGRIDMAERFLKEMIEKGMEPNVVTYNVMLNGICRRVSLHPDDRFDRAIRNAEKLFDEMRQRGIEPDVTSFSIVLHVYSRAHKPELTLDKLKIMKEKGICPSVATYTSVIKCLCSCGRLEEAEKLLGEMVSNGVSPSAATYNCFFKEYRGRKDVNGALNLYRKMKEDRLCELSLHTYNILLGMCMKLDRIELAEEIWNDLKGSTAGPDLDSYTLLINGLCGKQKWREACQLFVEMIEKGLLPQKVTFERLYKGLIQSNMLRTWRRLKKKLDEESLIFGSEFQDYHLKPYRR, from the coding sequence ATGGCGTTTAGATTATGCGGAACACGCACTCTCCCCACCGCCATTTCCCTCCGCTTCCTCCCTCTCTCCTCCCTCTGTTTCCTCTCCTCTCCTTCCCTCAACCTCCCCAAACTCCAACCCTCGGAGGAAGCTGATTCCCTCTCCCAACTCCTCCTCGCCCACCACAACCCTTTCCACTCCATGGAATCCTCCATCCAACTCCACGGCATCTCCCTCTCCCCTTTCCTTCTCGACCAGATTCTCCTCCGCCTTCAACACTCTTCCAAGATTGCCCTCTCCTTCTTTCTCTATTCCAAATCCCTCCCTCCTTCCCCATCTTCCCTCCTCTCCACCACCTCCTACAACCTCATCATCGACGTTCTCGCGAAAGTCCGCCAATTCGACGTCGTTTGGCAGCTCATTCTCGAAATGGACCAAACAAACATCCCCCCCGATTCCTCCACTTTCATGATCTTGATCCGCCGCTTGATCGCCGCCGGCCTTACCCGTCAAGCAATTCGCTCCTTCGATGATATGGGATGTTTTGTTACTGCTGACAATGAAACTGATACTGACAGTTCTTGTCAAAACAGTTCgttttgcttttgtttcttGCTCGACACACTCTGCAAATACGGCTACGTGAAGGTGGCTGTTGAGATTTTTAACAAGAGGAAATCTGGGTTTCGGGTTGATTCAAAAATGTATACAATCTTAATAAGCGGGTGGTGCAAGATTGGTAGAATCGATATGGCAGAGAGGTTTTTAAAGGAGATGATAGAAAAAGGAATGGAACCCAATGTTGTCACTTACAACGTGATGTTAAACGGGATATGTAGAAGAGTCAGTTTGCATCCCGATGACAGGTTTGACAGAGCAATAAGGAATGCCGAAAAGTTGTTCGACGAAATGCGCCAACGAGGGATTGAGCCTGATGTAACCAGCTTTTCAATCGTTCTACATGTATACAGCAGGGCTCATAAGCCTGAGTTAACACTTgataagttgaaaataatgaagGAGAAAGGTATTTGCCCGAGTGTGGCTAcatatacttcagttatcaaGTGTCTTTGCTCATGTGGGAGGCTCGAGGAGGCAGAGAAGTTGCTCGGTGAGATGGTGAGTAATGGGGTTTCTCCTTCAGCTGCAACCTATAACTGTTTCTTTAAGGAGTATAGAGGGAGGAAGGATGTGAATGGTGCTTTGAATTTGTATAGGAAGATGAAGGAGGATAGACTATGTGAGTTGAGTTTGCATACATACAACATCTTGCTGGGTATGTGCATGAAGTTGGATCGAATCGAGCTGGCAGAGGAAATCTGGAATGATCTTAAAGGGAGTACAGCAGGGCCTGATTTGGATTCTTACACATTGTTGATTAATGGGTTATGTGGGAAGCAGAAATGGAGAGAGGCATGCCAGCTTTTTGTGGAGATGATAGAGAAGGgtttacttcctcaaaaagTAACTTTTGAGAGACTATATAAGGGTTTGATACAGTCTAATATGTTGAGGACTTGGAGAAGATTGAAGAAGAAACTTGATGAAGAGTCCTTAATTTTTGGTTCTGAGTTTCAAGACTATCATTTGAAGCCGTATAGGAGATAG
- the LOC18586936 gene encoding chlorophyll(ide) b reductase NOL, chloroplastic isoform X2 → MATAASSTCCQFLTPVWSPGAHPVIFPPISKPTHFQPFLANASLQNSAFSPTPTTSFYSPLSVKAQAATPGETQPMLPPYNVLITGSSKGIGYALAKEFLKAGDNVVICSRSAERVESAVKSLREEYEEQRVWGTQCDIREAQDVKNLVLFAQKNLGDIDIWINNAGSNAYSYKPLAEASDEDLIEVVSTNTLGLMICCREAIKMMLQQPRGGHIFNIDGAGSDGRPTPSQEWLQLIFSCLVQPQSRPSFSSMFWQNQLKWLQNTWSQISGPSQQMDHGSQLIFGSSLD, encoded by the exons ATGGCGACTGCTGCTTCTTCTACTTGTTGCCAATTCTTGACTCCAGTTTGGTCTCCAGGAGCCCATCCAGTTATCTTCCCTCCCATCTCCAAACCAACCCATTTTCAACCTTTCCTTGCTAATGCTTCTCTCCAAAACTCTGCCTTCTCTCCAACTCCAACCACCTCCTTCTATTCTCCATTATCAGTAAAAGCCCAAGCTGCCACGCCAGGAGAGACACAACCCATGCTTCCTCCTTACAACGTTCTTATAACTGGCTCAAGCAAAG GAATAGGGTATGCATTGGCGAAAGAATTTCTGAAAGCAGGTGACAATGTCGTAATTTGTTCAAGATCTG CTGAACGGGTGGAATCTGCTGTTAAGAGCCTCAGAGAAGAATATGAGGAGCAGCGTGTGTGG GGTACTCAATGTGACATTAGAGAGGCACAGGATGTGAAGAATTTGGTTTTATTTGCACAAAAGAACCTGGGAGACATTGATATTTGG ATTAATAATGCAGGATCAAATGCATATAGTTATAAACCACTGGCAGAAGCATCAGATGAAGATCTTAT TGAAGTTGTTTCTACAAACACCCTTGGGCTGATGATTTGTTGCCGAGAG GCCATTAAGATGATGTTGCAGCAGCCTCGAGGTGGTCATATTTTCAATATTGATGGAGCTGGTTCAGATGGAAGGCCAACTCCTAG CCAGGAATGGTTACAACTGATCTTCTCATGTCTGGTGCAACCACAAAGCAG GCCAAGTTTTTCATCAATGTTTTGGCAGAACCAGCTGAAGTG GTTGCAGAATACCTGGTCCCAAATATCAGGTCCATCCCAGCAAATGGATCATGGAAGCCAACTTATATTCGGTTCCTCACTGGATTGA